The following nucleotide sequence is from Diospyros lotus cultivar Yz01 chromosome 3, ASM1463336v1, whole genome shotgun sequence.
AGACTTGTTAATAAGAAATGTTAGGTGTCTTTAAAATAATCTAGAACTAGAATGAAAGATGGAGTTTGCCTAGTCATCACTAAGTTAGTCATGCCTGGAATCAGCATTGCAATGactctaaaaaaatattaaaaaaatactacttgcacaaataaatgaattattgaaaaatgattcttgacaccaaaattcaaaaatgttcTCATCTAATTTACCTGCTGCTGTCTCTGGATAAATAGTCAGGCTTCATTCCATGATGAAGCTCGGTCACGATTGATGAAACCGGATGATTATGATGAAGTTCGATTTAATTCGATTATCAAACTTCTATATCTTATCGATATATGTAGCACGATCTAAAAATATTAGTATATGATAACGCACTCAAAAGTCATCAAACTCACCATTACGTGCTTAATTGAATGCCCTTCAAAGACGCCCTAGTTGTCTAAATGACAATCATCAtatgaaataatgaaaagagaGAACATCAAAGTGACAGTCCATACCCTCGAGGAAGTGTTGTAGTTTATAGAGAAATGATTATGCAAAACATCCCTGAATTTAGTTTAATCCTTTTTGTCCTAACAGCAAACCAAACCCCCTGTTTCTTTATGAAGATACACAAATAGACTATTAAATCCAGAGCCCAGCAAAGGCTAGTATATATGAGGTTATTTGGATAAAAGTGATTAGGTCAGATACCTTTCGCAACAATTTGACTTAATTTCTAAACAACATGATTCTTcacatcatcaataatatataaggTAAAGTATAGTCACCATTTCTAAGATTTGGTGAAATTATAGACAATATCATTATGTTTTCGAAAATGACATGAGCTCTGATGCCATCTAAAAAACTGGTTATTTAACCATTTATCCCTAATTTTTATTATGAGACCTATGTTgatttgaatcaatttaaatacaatcgaataaatttaaaatggctaaattcatatttttatccctatacttttatgttttttttttgcgtGGCTCATtcaaacttttcgttatttcgattatattcATGTAgctatatttttaagtcaatttaatccattgtattttgatcttttttttcgtgtattaatatgaattttttattattttcgaTTATACCTCTATACTTATATTTTCGAATTAATTTAACccttatattttgatgtataaaaaaaagtaaagtgagATTTAACCctctttttttttacatgtcaaaatattagaattaaattgactaaaatatatatatataaatacatgggtataatcaaaataacaaaaagattgAGTTATTACACAAAAAAAGATCATAATATatagattaaattgactcaaaaatataaataataaaaaatttaagtgatcacacgaaagaaaaaataaacgtGAAAATACAAtggtaaaaatatgaattttggtaataaaaattgaattgaaagtAATATTCTAATTGTGaggcaaatttttttttttttttgttaaaccTTGGTGCTCAATTTCATATAATCTATGGGCCACCAATGCAAATCAATCAAAAACACACCCTCCCTCCCACGTGCTCTTTGCCaactctaatttaatttaattaatgccCACCTATTGGTTTGACTTAAAGGTTAATTATAACGATAATAACCTAACTTTGTATTCTATTACTATTtgatcactgaactttaaaatattacttgttaatcactgatatttcaaaacggttaTTGTTTAGttactgaattttgaaatgttacctgtttgtcactgatatttcaacaCTGTTATTgcttagttattaaattttaaaatgttacctattagtcactgatatttcaaaactgttaaactgaactttaaaatattacctgttagtcactaatatttcaaaactgttccTCATTCGTCACTCGTGAgcttaaagtttagtgactatCAAGTGACGGGtgaaaaacgattttgaaatatcagtgactaaacagtaacagttttgaaatattaatgactaataggtaatattttaaaattcagtaactaagtagtaacaattttaaaatatcagtgactaataggtaatatttcaaagttcagtgactaagcagtaactgttttgaaatatcagtgactaataggtaacattttaaagttcagtgactaaacagtaaccgttttgaaatattagtgactaataggtaacatttcaaagttcagtgactaaatagtaaccgttttgaaatatcagtgactaacaggtaacatttcaaaattcagtgatcaaacagtaatagaatgcaaaattaagttattattggtgtaattaacccttTCACTTAATCTaaactcatttaaatttattttatttgagtttaaattCAAGTGCTTGTGATTTGTCCGTCATTTCGGTTCGACATGGTTCAAGTTCAGGTGAAGCACAGCGGCggcggcgagggcgagggcgaggagGTGGAATTCCTCTACGACTGCCAAAGCACTTCCACCGTCGACGACATCGCCAGTGACCTATCACAAATCTCCAATCTTCAGACCAAGATTCTGCGCATCTTCCACCAGCTCCAACCTCGTCTCTCTCTCCATCGCCGCGACTCCAAAGgttctttctcctcctccacAAATCAGTCCCTGTTGTTActtgtctctctccctctagcTCATCCTATGATTCCATGTTCAATGCAGTTATGACTTTGATCAGAGCTTTATCAGAATCTAATTCTTATGCTTCCAAGGtccccccctcctctctctctctctctacttgtataaatacatgtatattttatgttaatgaGGAAATCTATGATTGTATTTTGATTTGCATTTTACTCTGCCCTCTGTTACCTGAAAAGGTTTCTCGTATTAATGTCCATGCTTCCTGATTAAATTTCTTGATTTTCCATGCATTTCCGAGTTTGTCCACTTAATTTCATCTTTTATAAAATCCAACATTTTCAGTTCTGCAGTACCGATATTTCACAATAATTGTAGAATTGGTAATAACTGTTGTATCAGTCCGACTGTTTGATCGCTTTAATAATACTAAAAAGGAGTATACTTAATTGAGTCTAAAAGACTACATTCTGATGCAGTAAATTCAGGAATCCCTGTTCAATAGATGTAGTCAAATTATTCTGTAACAACCAAAATGAAATGAAGTGACGGTTTGATTGATGTCTATTACTTGATGGAGCTGTTCTGAGGTGTTGGTTTTGTTATGGCAGGACCTGGTTCTACGTAATAAACCCTTGTCTCTTTATGTTCTGAGGGACCATCTGAAAAGCATAGAACGGGAATTCAGTGCCAACTATCGTACTTTGGGTTTTCCGGATTCCAACTTGCAGCAGCTATTAACAGGTATTTGAATTGTCACCACCAATCCACTGTGACTTTTCTGTTCTCGTTACAAATAATGTGGCTGCTATTATGGATGCTCTGTGATAGAGCATCTGAGTTTTGATGCTAACCCACGTGATCTTTATACCTTTTCCTTTAGTTCTGTTTATCTGATTCAGTTTGGAACCAAGGGGATAACTCACTTTcaactgtgtgtgtgtgtgttcttaACTAATCATTGTCAAAAGAAGATGTGAACTTTTAATCTATTCGTATCTGTATTATGAACTTGTCATCTGCTGGTGCAAGGTACTTTGGGctaaaaagtttgataaatattcgGACAAACTCTTGGTAGTGTCTCTCTGACTTTTTACTTGTAATTATACTATGTATTGCTCTGGTGGTAGCAAAATGTAGTTGAATATTTGCACTAAGCAACCATCTTGTGTTATGGCCGAATGTTTGCCGTCAAACACTGAAGTTTAAGCTGTTATTGGTTCTTTTTGCTGCCCATGTACAACCCAATatctctttttccttcttcaacGTGGAATCTGCAAGACACTTTCCTACCTGAATTTGCTCTGCCCTCTTGGAGTTCTTGATTCGAAATCAGGTCAAAAATGGGCTGGCCACTCTGATATCACCGGTCACAGCCCAAATTCTTGTCTTCTGATCCCAAATCTTAATCTTTTAAGGGGTGTTTCCTATCCCTCTTTATGACCCCAAATCTCCTTTGTTATCTGATGTGGGATTTGGAACTCAATGCACATTGTGGCTTTTTATTTGAGACATTCTCACTTACTTCCATGCTTCAGTTGCTAAATATGGACCTTTTTGGTATCGACCATGGATATCAAAATTGGGGTCCCACATAGAATTAGTGGAAGGGTCTTCTGGATTGAATGAAAGGAACTATTGAGGATCATGAGATCCTACTAAAAGTGGAAAAATACTTTAGTAGTTTTGTATAATATGACAAATGCATTAATATAGAAACAATAATTGCTCAACAGAATTACTTGTAGTAGCCTGCTTTTGTAACTGCATCAACAACGGAAAGGATGTTGCTCAACAGAATTGCTGCTGCTGCAGGCAGCAGAGAGCACTGCGGCAACAGAAGTCCTGCTGCTCTCAGGTAGAAGAGGACTAAGAATTGCTGCCAGGCAGAGACAATCGGCTACTGGTCTGTGAGGCCCAAAACTTACAAACTAAATGAAAGTGATGGAAAGGGGTAGATTTAGTCCCATGAGTTTGGGTGGGATTGGCAGGATTACAATCCTACATGGTCCTACGGGTTCCTGCACAAAGCTTTTTGTGCAATGTAGATTAATTCCTCAAAATTGGATCACTGGACCGCACACTTTGGAGTGCAATTGTAACAAACATGGTATCAACCAAACATCTCAACTACACTCCAACTGTTATCGAACTGCACCGTAAATCTATTGTATCTTTTATCATCTTCTATTCCGTCTTATGGTTTGTTTTATACTTTGTCTAAATTTTCTTACAAATTTCTGTTCCATGGTGCATcagaaaaaattaaaggaaaatggaaaGTGAAAACTATTGCATACAAATGCTTATCTACAATTTGGAATATTCAGATTTGGAGCTGCTTCAGGAGGACACTGTCGAGCTACTTTGGGCAGGAAAAGAACTCCACAGGGGCAAACAACTTTGTGATTATATTggcaaaaatgagaaaacaaagGTACACTTCATTTTTGTAGCCTGTAGTGTCTATCCATTTAGCAAGACCTCACACTATTCTTGATTTATTGTTGCAGATTCTGCTAAGGCTGCAGCCACCCAGCCCACATCCTGCATGTTAGTTTAGCTAAGAAAGAGCCACTCAGATCTGAAGCTTTGTCCCTGTTTTGCGCAGTTTCCATCATGCCATAAGAATTCTGTTTTGACCCTAATTATTGGTTTCTCTTTGTTCTCATTTGTTCTTTCTACTTCACGGAGCAAGAGTATAGGAAAAGATACTACCTCAACTGTCCAGCTCCACGAGAAGATTATTACTACTGTCTTGAGAATACCTTTGTAAAATG
It contains:
- the LOC127798365 gene encoding uncharacterized protein LOC127798365, which translates into the protein MVQVQVKHSGGGEGEGEEVEFLYDCQSTSTVDDIASDLSQISNLQTKILRIFHQLQPRLSLHRRDSKVMTLIRALSESNSYASKDLVLRNKPLSLYVLRDHLKSIEREFSANYRTLGFPDSNLQQLLTDLELLQEDTVELLWAGKELHRGKQLCDYIGKNEKTKILLRLQPPSPHPAC